The Chaetodon trifascialis isolate fChaTrf1 chromosome 16, fChaTrf1.hap1, whole genome shotgun sequence genome includes a region encoding these proteins:
- the ckma gene encoding creatine kinase, muscle a, with protein MPFGNTHNNFKLNYKVEEEYPDLSKHNNHMAKVLTKELYGKMRDKQTSSGFTLDDVIQTGVDNPGHPFIMTVGCVAGDEESYEVFKDLLDPIISDRHGGYKPTDKHKTDLNFENLKGGDDLDPNYVLSSRVRTGRSIKGFTLPPHNSRGERRAIEKLSVEALTSLDGEFKGKYYPLKSMTEAEQDQLINDHFLFDKPVSPLLTCAGMARDWPDGRGIMHNDNKTFLVWVNEEDHLRVISMQKGGNMREVFRRFCVGLQKIEEIFKKHNHGFMWNEHLGYILTCPSNLGTGLRGGVHVKLPKLSTHAKFEEILTRLRLQKRGTGGVDTASVGGVFDISNADRLGSSEVEQVQLVVDGVKLMVEMEKKLEKGEAIDSMIPAQK; from the exons ATGCCTTTCggaaacacccacaacaactTCAAGCTCAACTACAAAGTTGAGGAGGAGTACCCTGACCTGTCCAAGCACAACAACCATATGGCCAAGGTCCTGACCAAGGAGTTGTATGGCAAAATGAGGGACAAGCAGACATCCAGTGGCTTCACTCTGGATGATGTCATCCAGACTGGTGTTGACAACCCCG GTCACCCCTTCATCATGACTGTTGGCTGTGTTGCTGGTGATGAGGAATCCTATGAGGTATTCAAAGATCTGCTTGACCCCATCATCTCCGACCGTCATGGTGGATACAAGCCCACTGACAAGCACAAGACTGACCTGAACTTCGAGAACCTGAAG GGTGGTGATGACCTGGACCCCAACTATGTTCTGTCTAGCCGTGTCCGCACTGGCCGCAGCATCAAGGGATTCACCCTGCCCCCCCACAACAGCCGTGGCGAGCGCAGAGCTATTGAGAAGCTGTCCGTTGAGG CTCTGACCAGTCTGGATGGTGAGTTCAAGGGAAAGTACTATCCCCTGAAGTCCATGACTGAGGCTGAGCAGGACCAGCTGATCaatgatcacttcctgtttgacaagCCTGTCTCTCCCCTGCTGACCTGTGCCGGTATGGCTCGCGACTGGCCCGATGGCAGAGGCATCAT GCACAACGACAACAAGACTTTCCTGGTGTGGGTCAACGAGGAGGATCACCTGCGTGTCATCTCCATGCAGAAGGGCGGCAACATGAGGGAGGTCTTCAGGCGCTTCTGCGTTGGCCTGCAGAAG ATTGAGGAGATCTTCAAGAAGCACAACCACGGCTTCATGTGGAACGAGCATCTTGGTTACATCCTGACCTGCCCCTCCAACCTGGGTACTGGCCTACGTGGTGGCGTCCATGTCAAGCTGCCCAAGCTGAGCACACACGCCAAGTTTGAGGAGATCCTCACCAGGCTGCGTCTGCAGAAGCGTGGCACAG GTGGTGTGGACACTGCATCCGTGGGTGGTGTGTTTGACATCTCCAATGCTGACCGTCTGGGATCCTCCGAGGTGGAGCAGGTCCAGCTGGTGGTTGATGGTGTCAAGCTGATGGTCGAGATGgagaagaagctggagaagGGAGAGGCAATCGATAGCATGATCCCTGCTCAGAAGTAA